A single Mastomys coucha isolate ucsf_1 chromosome X, UCSF_Mcou_1, whole genome shotgun sequence DNA region contains:
- the LOC116091517 gene encoding protein S-Myc: MLSCTTSTMPGMICKNSDLEFDSLKPCFYPEEDDIYFGGRNSTPPGEDIWKKFELLPTPRLSPDRALAEHSLEPANWATEMLLPEADLWSNPAEEEVFGLGGLRGCTSNPIILQDCMWSGFSTREKPESAVSEKLPGGFGSLAVGGAGTLAPGAAAAASSAGHTRSGTAGVGSGKAAWLSHLDSEYVDPAVVFLPVNKQEPMPVPTIPTSNSSAISLGDHQGLSSSLEDFLSNSGSVEEGGEEIFVVMLEETQFSKTVTRLPTAAHRENAALSPGCAQSSELIPKRSDLIQEQHNYAAPPLPYVEREDARPQKKPRSHASLRPLNRVPPPKAPRSGSRKNSVLGDVERRRNHNMMERQRRDLMRFSFLNLRDLVPELMHNKKAAKVVILKKATEYIHTLQADESKLLAERKKLYERQQQLLEKIKQSAVC, from the coding sequence ATGCTCAGCTGCACTACATCCACCATGCCCGGAATGATCTGCAAGAACTCAGACCTGGAGTTTGACTCTCTGAAACCCTGCTTCTACCCGGAAGAAGATGACATCTACTTTGGTGGTCGCAACTCGACGCCTCCAGGGGAGGACATCTGGAAGAAGTTTGAACTGTTGCCCACCCCGCGATTGTCACCTGACCGTGCCTTGGCAGAGCACAGCCTGGAGCCGGCGAACTGGGCCACGGAGATGCTGCTGCCTGAGGCCGACCTATGGAGTAACCCGGCGGAGGAGGAGGTTTTCGGCCTGGGAGGACTCCGCGGCTGCACCAGCAACCCGATCATCCTTCAGGACTGCATGTGGAGCGGCTTCTCCACCCGGGAGAAGCCAGAGAGTGCGGTGAGCGAGAAGCTGCCAGGAGGCTTTGGGTCCCTGGCCGTCGGCGGCGCAGGCACCTTGGCCCCCGGAGCGGCAGCCGCCGCCAGCTCTGCTGGCCACACGCGCAGTGGGACAGCAGGTGTGGGGAGTGGGAAAGCAGCCTGGCTCTCCCACCTGGACTCGGAGTATGTGGACCCTGCTGTGGTCTTCCTCCCAGTGAATAAGCAGGAGCCTATGCCTGTACCCACCATCCCCACCAGCAACAGCTCAGCGATAAGCCTTGGTGACCACCAGGGGCTCAGCAGTTCCCTAGAGGACTTCCTGAGCAACTCAGGTTCTGTGGAGGAAGGCGGAGAGGAAATCTTTGTGGTCATGCTGGAGGAGACACAGTTCTCAAAGACTGTCACCAGGCTCCCCACCGCGGCGCATCGGGAGAACGCAGCACTGAGTCCCGGGTGCGCGCAGTCCAGCGAGTTGATCCCCAAGCGCTCCGACCTCATTCAGGAGCAACACAACTATGCCGCGCCACCGTTGCCCTACGTGGAGAGGGAGGACGCGCGGCCTCAGAAGAAACCCAGGAGTCACGCTTCGCTAAGGCCCCTCAACCGCGTCCCCCCGCCAAAGGCTCCGAGGTCGGGATCCCGGAAAAACTCAGTCTTGGGGGACGTGGAGCGTCGCCGCAACCACAACATGATGGAACGCCAACGCCGTGACCTTATGCGCTTCAGCTTCCTGAACCTTAGGGACCTTGTGCCTGAGCTGATGCACAATAAGAAAGCCGCTAAGGTGGTCATCCTGAAAAAAGCCACTGAGTACATCCACACTCTGCAGGCTGATGAGTCCAAGCTCctggcagaaaggaagaaactgtATGAAAGGCAACAGCAGTTGCTAGAGAAAATCAAACAATCTGCTGTGTGCTAA